From Quercus lobata isolate SW786 chromosome 1, ValleyOak3.0 Primary Assembly, whole genome shotgun sequence, one genomic window encodes:
- the LOC115980176 gene encoding protein argonaute 5-like — MSRRGGGRQPDYRRDQPSPASQQGGGRGRGAGGGRGDGGGRGGRGDAGGRGAGGRGAVGGGGGGRGRGTVPSSFSPVPAPVVSQPSSFASPSTSAPPPPQPQPQPRPQPQPQPQPRPQPQPQPQPQPSSSTVADLARGVERTVTLQDRPPQPLSSKAVVVPRRPGYGSVGKRIQVRANHFLVEVADRDLHHYDVTITPEITSKKVNRNVMTQLDTMYRESHFGNRRAAYDGRKSLYTAGALPFTSKEFIVKLQNEDHPASSSSSSARKERQFKVAIKLVAKHDLQHLKEFLISRQSDVPQETIQALDVVLRAEPSLKYTVVGRSFFHPSLGTQGELGDGIEYWRGYYQSLRPTQMGLSLNIDVSARAFYEPLLVIDFLAKHFRFNLSRLSDQDRIKIKKALRGIKVELTHTEYAKSYKVTGVSTQPVSQLMFTLDDKKTKTSVLQYFRDKYGIVLQYASLPALQAGSDSNPVYLPMEVCKIGAGQRYTKRLNERQVTNLLRATCQRPIERERSITGMVKHNDFSSLKLVREEFGIDVRQGLTTVDARVLPPPMLTYHATGRESRENPRMGQWNMINKKMVNGGRVSYWTCVNFSTRVNRDFPFQFCDELVNMCNSKGIDFSRNPLIPIHSAHPGQIDRALMDIHKQCAAKLKEIEPGKQLQLLIIILPDVTGSYGKIKRICETELGIVSQCCQPKQASKLSKQYLENLALKINVKAGGRNNVLTDAIQKRMPLVSDRPTIIFGADVTHPQPGEDSSPSIAAVVASMDWPEVTKYRGLVSAQEHREEIIQDLYKSVQDPQRGLVHGGLIREQLIAFRRATGQKPHRIIFYRDGVSEGQFSQVLLYEMDAIRKACLSLEENYLPKVTFVVVQKRHHTRLFPTDNQTDRSGNIQPGTVVDTKICHPTEFDFYLNSHAGIQGTSRPTHYHVLYDENNFTADLLQGLTNNLCYTYARCTRSVSIVPPAYYAHLAAFRARYYIEGETSDGGSTGGENRREFRPLPLIKDNVKEVMFYC, encoded by the exons ATGTCACGACGTGGCGGCGGTAGACAACCGGACTATCGTCGTGATCAACCGTCACCGGCGTCTCAACAAGGCGGTGGTAGAGGAAGAGGCGCTGGAGGCGGACGAGGCGACGGCGGTGGTCGTGGCGGACGAGGCGACGCCGGTGGACGAGGCGCCGGAGGTAGAGGTGCCgttggtggaggaggaggaggaagaggccGCGGTACTGTTCCCTCTAGTTTCTCTCCGGTGCCTGCTCCGGTTGTTTCACAACCATCATCGTTCGCTTCACCTTCAACTTCGGCTCCTCCTCCGCCTCAGCCTCAGCCTCAGCCTCGGCCTCAGCCTCAGCCTCAGCCTCAGCCTCGGCCTCAGCCTCAGCCTCAGCCTCAGCCTCAGCCATCGTCGTCCACGGTGGCTGACCTGGCCAGAGGTGTCGAAAGGACAGTCACATTGCAGGATCGACCTCCACAGCCTTTGTCCTCGAAAGCCGTGGTCGTTCCGAGAAGGCCTGGCTACGGAAGCGTCGGAAAGAGAATCCAAGTCCGAGCAAATCATTTTCTCGTTGAAGTCGCCGATAGAGATCTCCACCACTACGAT GTGACTATAACACCTGAGATAACATCAAAGAAAGTGAATCGGAATGTAATGACTCAGCTAGATACAATGTACCGAGAGTCACATTTTGGTAACAGAAGGGCTGCTTATGATGGCAGAAAGAGCCTTTATACTGCAGGAGCATTGCCATTTACATCCAAAGAGTTCATTGTCAAGTTACAAAATGAGGACCATCCTGCATCTTCATCTTCCAGTTCTGCGAG AAAAGAACGCCAATTCAAAGTGGCAATTAAGTTGGTTGCTAAGCATGACTTACAGCACCTGAAAGAGTTTTTAATCAGTAGGCAGTCAGATGTTCCGCAAGAAACAATTCAAGCTCTCGATGTGGTACTCAGAGCAGAACCATCATTGAA GTATACTGTTGTGGGGAGGTCTTTTTTTCATCCTAGCTTGGGTACTCAAGGAGAATTGGGTGATGGTATTGAGTATTGGAGAGGCTACTACCAATCTCTCAGGCCAACACAGATGGGGCTTTCTCTAAATATAG ATGTGTCAGCCAGAGCATTCTACGAACCACTTCTTGTGATTGACTTTCTTGCAAAACATTTCCGTTTTAATCTGTCAAGGCTGTCTGATCAGGACcgtattaag ATTAAAAAGGCTTTGAGAGGAATAAAGGTTGAGCTTACTCATACGGAGTATGCAAAAAGTTACAAAGTCACTGGTGTTTCAACACAACCAGTTAGCCAGTTAAT GTTTACCCTTGAtgacaagaaaacaaagacatCAGTTCTTCAATATTTTCGTGATAAATATGGCATTGTTCTGCAGTATGCGTCTTTGCCTGCCCTTCAAGCTGGTAGTGATTCGAATCCAGTTTACTTACCGATGGAGGTTTGTAAGATTGGTGCTGGACAGAGATACACAAAGAGATTAAATGAAAGACAGGTAACTAACCTACTAAGAGCAACATGTCAACGGCCTATTGAAAGGGAACGGAGTATCACAGGG ATGGTAAAGCATAATGATTTTAGTAGTCTTAAGCTTGTACGTGAGGAATTTGGAATTGACGTACGACAAGGACTTACAACAGTTGATGCCCGAGTGCTGCCACCTCCAATG CTTACTTATCATGCAACTGGGAGAGAATCAAGGGAAAATCCTAGGATGGGGCAATGGAATATGATAAACAAG aAAATGGTCAATGGTGGTAGAGTGTCATATTGGACATGTGTGAATTTCTCTACTCGAGTGAACAGAGATTTTCCGTTCCAATTCTGTGATGAATTGGTCAACATGTGCAACAGCAAAGGAATT GATTTTAGCCGAAACCCTTTGATACCAATACATTCAGCTCATCCTGGTCAAATTGATAGGGCTCTCATGGATATTCACAAGCAGTGTGCAGCCAAACTTAAAGAAATTGAGCCAGGAAAACAGCTTCAGCTGTTGATAATTATTTTGCCTGATGTCACTGGGTCATATG GGAAGATTAAACGTATATGTGAAACGGAGCTAGGAATTGTTTCTCAGTGCTGTCAGCCCAAGCAAGCATCAAAGCTTAGTAAGCAGTACCTTGAAAATTTGGCTCTCAAGATCAATGTGAAG GCCGGGGGACGTAACAATGTGTTAACTGATGCTATTCAAAAAAGAATGCCTCTTGTATCTGATCGCCCTACAATTATATTTGGTGCGGATGTGACACATCCCCAACCAGGAGAGGACTCTAGCCCTTCGATAGCTGCG GTAGTGGCTTCTATGGATTGGCCGGAGGTAACCAAATACAGAGGACTCGTCTCTGCACAGGAGCACCGTGAAGAAATTATCCAGGATCTCTATAAATCAGTGCAGGATCCTCAAAGGGGTTTAGTTCATGGAGGCTTGATCAG AGAACAACTTATTGCCTTCAGAAGAGCAACCGGGCAAAAACCCCACAGGATTATTTTCTAcag AGATGGTGTTAGTGAAGGTCAATTTAGTCAAGTTCTGCTTTATGAGATGGATGCAATAAGAAAG GCCTGTCTTTCACTAGAGGAAAATTATCTGCCGAAAgttacttttgttgttgttcaGAAAAGACATCATACACGCCTTTTTCCTACAGATAATCAGACAGACAGGAGTGGCAATATTCAACCAG GTACTGTTGTCGATACAAAGATTTGCCATCCAACTGAGTTTGACTTCTACCTTAACAGCCATGCTGGTATACAG GGGACTAGCCGCCCTACGCACTATCATGTGTTGTACGATGAGAACAATTTTACTGCAGATCTGTTACAAGGGCTAACCAATAATTTGTGTTACAC GTATGCAAGGTGCACTCGATCAGTTTCCATAG TTCCTCCTGCATATTATGCCCATTTAGCAGCTTTTCGAGCACGTTATTACATTGAGGGTGAAACATCAGATGGTGGTTCTACTGGCGGTGAGAACAGAAGAGAGTTCCGGCCCCTTCCTCTGATCAAGGATAATGTGAAGGAAGTCATGTTTTATTGCTGA